Proteins encoded by one window of Streptomyces uncialis:
- a CDS encoding FecCD family ABC transporter permease yields MTAADHAPRTVGTRRAVPQAGILVGGLVLLAAVAVLSIGVGARPVPPAEVVRALVDFQGTDDHITVRDVRAPRALLAVAVGAALAVAGALIQTLARNPLAEPGILGVTAGAGFAITVGSALGLAAGQAGELGFAIIGSVLAALLVAAVGRRSPLRLVLTGVALTAVLSGVALGMRLMLPDVFDAYRFWSVGSLAAREQAPLTLPLAAIAVCLSGALLLSRSLNALSLGESVAHTLGAGVNRVRAVALVLITVLSGAATAVAGPILFVGLIVPHLVRRPAAGSVPWLMLYTMVLGPILLLIADMGSRVLLPTGEVPVAIVTAFLGGPMLIWAVRRYGAGSL; encoded by the coding sequence GTGACCGCCGCAGACCACGCGCCCCGGACGGTGGGAACCCGGCGGGCCGTGCCGCAGGCCGGCATCCTCGTCGGCGGACTGGTGCTGCTGGCGGCGGTCGCCGTGCTCAGCATCGGCGTCGGCGCCCGCCCGGTCCCGCCCGCCGAGGTCGTCCGGGCCCTGGTCGACTTCCAGGGCACCGACGACCACATCACCGTCCGCGATGTCCGGGCCCCCCGCGCGCTGCTGGCCGTCGCGGTGGGCGCCGCGCTGGCGGTGGCGGGCGCCCTGATCCAGACGCTCGCCCGCAACCCGCTGGCCGAGCCCGGCATCCTCGGGGTCACCGCGGGCGCCGGGTTCGCCATCACCGTCGGCTCGGCCCTCGGCCTGGCCGCCGGACAGGCGGGCGAGCTGGGCTTCGCGATCATCGGCTCGGTGCTCGCGGCACTGCTCGTCGCCGCGGTCGGACGTCGCTCACCGCTGCGCCTGGTACTCACCGGCGTCGCGCTGACCGCCGTCCTGAGCGGTGTCGCCCTCGGTATGCGGCTGATGCTCCCGGACGTCTTCGACGCCTACCGCTTCTGGTCCGTCGGCTCGCTGGCGGCCCGCGAACAGGCGCCGCTGACACTGCCGCTGGCCGCGATCGCGGTGTGCCTGTCCGGCGCGCTGCTGCTGAGCCGGTCGCTCAACGCCCTGAGCCTGGGGGAGAGCGTCGCCCACACCCTGGGCGCCGGGGTGAACCGGGTACGGGCCGTCGCGCTGGTACTGATCACCGTGCTCAGCGGGGCGGCCACGGCGGTGGCCGGCCCGATCCTGTTCGTCGGACTGATCGTGCCGCACCTGGTCCGCCGGCCCGCGGCGGGCTCGGTGCCGTGGCTGATGCTCTACACGATGGTCCTCGGGCCGATCCTGCTGCTGATCGCCGACATGGGATCACGGGTGCTGCTGCCCACCGGCGAGGTGCCGGTGGCCATCGTCACCGCCTTCCTGGGCGGCCCCATGCTGATCTGGGCCGTCCGCCGCTACGGCGCGGGATCGCTGTGA
- a CDS encoding FecCD family ABC transporter permease, with translation MVSALLGLGLLGLCYGASWSSPGEVLAALTGTERSVVILEWRLPRVLAGLVFGAALGVAGAIFQNLTRNPMGSPDVIGLDAGAYTGALVAITVLSGASAQLAVGSVLGGLVVAALIYVLSFDRGFSGLRLVVIGIAVNAMVTAINSWIVLRAELEVAIAAVGWSAGSLNGVGWPDLWIPFSVIAVLLILMAARAHAMHQASLGDAIAVTTGVGLDRLRLLMVLVGVGCTATVTAVAGPIAFIALAAPQIGRRLAGAAGVPLLPAALTGAVLLQGADLLAQMLLAPVALPVGVVSTAIGGCYLIWLLTKEVRRA, from the coding sequence ATGGTCTCCGCGCTGCTGGGACTCGGCCTGCTCGGGCTGTGCTACGGCGCGTCCTGGTCGTCGCCGGGCGAGGTGCTCGCCGCCCTGACCGGCACGGAACGCTCCGTGGTGATCCTGGAATGGCGGCTGCCACGGGTCCTCGCCGGACTCGTCTTCGGCGCCGCGCTCGGTGTCGCCGGGGCCATCTTCCAGAACCTCACCCGCAACCCGATGGGCAGCCCCGACGTCATCGGCCTCGACGCGGGCGCCTACACCGGCGCCCTGGTCGCCATCACCGTACTGTCGGGCGCCTCCGCGCAACTGGCCGTCGGCTCCGTGCTCGGCGGGCTCGTCGTCGCGGCCCTGATCTACGTCCTCTCGTTCGACCGGGGATTCTCCGGGCTGCGACTGGTGGTGATCGGTATCGCCGTCAACGCGATGGTCACCGCGATCAACTCCTGGATCGTGCTGCGCGCCGAACTGGAGGTCGCGATCGCCGCGGTCGGCTGGAGCGCGGGCTCGCTCAACGGCGTCGGCTGGCCCGACCTGTGGATACCGTTCTCCGTCATCGCCGTCCTGCTGATCCTCATGGCCGCCCGCGCGCACGCCATGCACCAGGCATCGCTCGGCGACGCGATCGCGGTCACCACCGGCGTCGGACTCGACCGGCTGCGCCTGCTGATGGTCCTCGTCGGCGTCGGCTGCACCGCCACGGTCACCGCGGTGGCCGGACCGATCGCCTTCATCGCCCTCGCCGCCCCGCAGATCGGCCGCAGGCTCGCGGGCGCCGCCGGGGTACCGCTGCTCCCCGCCGCGCTCACCGGCGCGGTCCTGCTCCAAGGCGCCGATCTGCTCGCCCAGATGCTGCTGGCGCCCGTCGCGCTGCCCGTCGGCGTGGTGAGCACCGCGATCGGCGGCTGCTACCTGATATGGCTGCTGACCAAGGAAGTGAGGCGAGCGTGA
- a CDS encoding ABC transporter ATP-binding protein, whose product MTARLTARDITLRYGDRVVSTRLSLDVPDGAFTAIVGPNACGKSTLLRAFVRLLRPDTGQVRLDGREVGAYAPKALAKQLGFLPQDPLAPEDILVRQLVGRGRFPHQSLLALWSPHDEEAVTGAMDAAGVTDLADRPVQELSGGQRQRVWIAMVLAQETPCLLLDEPTSFLDITHQYQLLGLLARLRDQGRTVIAVLHDINQACRFADHLVAMKDGRVVAEGVPADIVDAVLIKDVFDLPSVIVPDPVTDTPMVVPTLQGE is encoded by the coding sequence GTGACCGCACGCCTGACCGCGCGGGACATCACCCTGCGCTACGGAGACCGGGTGGTGTCCACACGGCTGAGCCTCGACGTCCCCGACGGCGCGTTCACCGCCATCGTGGGCCCCAACGCCTGTGGAAAATCCACCCTGCTGCGCGCCTTCGTCCGGCTGCTGCGCCCCGACACCGGGCAGGTACGGCTCGACGGCCGGGAGGTCGGCGCCTACGCGCCCAAGGCACTGGCCAAGCAACTCGGCTTCCTGCCGCAGGACCCGCTGGCCCCCGAGGACATCTTGGTCCGGCAACTCGTCGGCCGGGGACGCTTCCCCCACCAGTCGCTGCTGGCCCTGTGGTCACCGCACGACGAGGAGGCCGTCACCGGGGCGATGGACGCCGCGGGCGTCACCGACCTCGCCGACCGGCCCGTGCAGGAACTGTCCGGCGGACAGCGGCAACGCGTGTGGATCGCCATGGTCCTCGCCCAGGAGACGCCCTGTCTGCTGCTCGACGAACCGACGTCGTTCCTGGACATCACCCACCAGTACCAACTGCTCGGCCTGCTCGCCCGGCTGCGCGACCAGGGCCGCACGGTGATCGCCGTCCTGCACGACATCAACCAGGCATGCCGGTTCGCCGACCACCTGGTCGCCATGAAGGACGGCCGGGTGGTCGCCGAGGGTGTCCCCGCCGACATCGTGGACGCCGTGCTGATCAAGGACGTGTTCGACCTGCCGAGCGTCATCGTCCCCGACCCGGTGACCGATACGCCGATGGTCGTCCCCACACTTCAAGGAGAGTAA
- a CDS encoding ABC transporter substrate-binding protein, protein MFMNRSTGLAGALALSLALTGCGASDDGKDSDAKDGKGKTRVFTADNGKITIPVDPQRVVATGYAVPVLVEAGAPLVGISSWKRGEPMMGEKELAAYKKLPKVAGELAAETNYEAIAEADPDLIVIGVPAPVLGDIDVKRLESIAPVVAIGPTIPSAWRDLSLKQSDAAGALEKFNSVKTAYEAKATGLAEKYKDVLPGLKLGHVGAYGEVAKGTFQREFNGSWGTNIAEDLGAKYYGKVKEPGPGSRAVSEYPSIEELPAAFREADVITYSVQADGSVPEPVKYAMDSKLWKNLPAVKAGKTIPLGYTEAATYGQATQTLDVLDKAFAPLLDR, encoded by the coding sequence CGGGAAGGACTCGGACGCCAAGGACGGCAAGGGCAAGACCCGGGTGTTCACCGCCGACAACGGCAAGATCACCATCCCCGTCGACCCCCAGCGCGTGGTCGCCACCGGGTACGCCGTGCCCGTCCTGGTCGAGGCCGGCGCCCCGCTCGTCGGGATCTCGTCGTGGAAGCGCGGCGAACCGATGATGGGCGAGAAGGAGCTGGCCGCCTACAAGAAGCTCCCCAAGGTCGCGGGCGAGCTGGCGGCCGAGACCAACTACGAGGCCATCGCCGAGGCCGACCCGGACCTGATCGTCATCGGCGTGCCCGCCCCCGTCCTCGGCGACATCGACGTGAAGCGGCTGGAGTCCATCGCCCCGGTCGTCGCGATCGGCCCGACCATCCCGTCCGCGTGGCGCGACCTGTCCCTCAAGCAGTCCGACGCGGCCGGCGCGCTGGAGAAGTTCAACTCCGTGAAGACCGCGTACGAGGCCAAGGCCACCGGACTCGCCGAGAAGTACAAGGACGTACTGCCCGGACTCAAGCTGGGTCACGTCGGCGCCTACGGCGAGGTCGCCAAGGGCACCTTCCAGCGCGAGTTCAACGGCTCCTGGGGCACCAACATCGCGGAGGACCTCGGCGCGAAGTACTACGGCAAGGTCAAGGAGCCCGGACCCGGCTCGCGCGCCGTCAGCGAGTACCCGTCCATCGAGGAACTCCCCGCCGCGTTCCGCGAGGCCGACGTCATCACCTACTCGGTCCAGGCCGACGGCAGCGTGCCCGAGCCGGTGAAGTACGCCATGGACTCCAAGCTGTGGAAGAACCTGCCCGCGGTCAAGGCCGGGAAGACCATCCCGCTCGGCTACACCGAGGCCGCGACCTACGGACAGGCCACCCAGACCCTGGACGTGCTCGACAAGGCGTTCGCGCCGCTGCTGGACCGGTGA